A region of Lepus europaeus isolate LE1 chromosome 2, mLepTim1.pri, whole genome shotgun sequence DNA encodes the following proteins:
- the LOC133751936 gene encoding proline-rich protein 23A-like, whose translation MRGVRPRSPSACPEPAGPPPPGAPGAPGPAKRRRVQEPAAAEPRPQPGLPVPPAPPTTAAPLTSVVVLAAGCALQVPLDHVDLLLEPAPTSVLSVSLPGHTLLLVPEGLLEAAGQGPSPGGLALPAVLDAAAEDVVLQQGFVCAAPTEMAGQGEASEDHADPELLLAFRGEPAAGWAAGLCLGAARGSSRGSGFALDFELWQPLPGSALQPLPPSPSPGLPEPPGRPQRPPRPACKARRRLFQE comes from the coding sequence ATGAGGGGCGTCCGGCCCCGCAGCCCCAGCGCCTGCCCTGAACCCGCGGGGCCCCCGCCGCCCGGAGCGCCCGGAGCCCCCGGCCCTGCCAAGCGCCGCCGAGTGCAGGAGCCCGCGGCCGccgagccccggccccagcccggcctcccGGTCCCGCCCGCGCCCCCGACAACCGCCGCGCCGCTCACCTCCGTCGTGGTCCTGGCCGCCGGCTGCGCCCTGCAGGTGCCGCTGGACCACGTCGACCTGCTGCTGGAGCCCGCGCCCACGTCGGTCCTCAGCGTGTCTCTGCCCGGCCACACGCTGCTGCTggtccccgagggcctcctggaggCCGCCGGCCAGGGCCCCTCGCCGGGCGGCCTGGCGCTGCCCGCTGTCCTGGACGCCGCGGCCGAGGACGTCGTGCTGCAGCAGGGATTCGTGTGCGCAGCCCCCACGGAGATGGCCGGCCAGGGAGAGGCCTCGGAAGACCACGCCGACCCCGAGCTGCTCCTGGCGTTCCGCGGGGAGCCTGCAGCCGGCTGGGCCGCGGGGCTCTGCCTGGGCGCTGCAAGGGGCTCCAGCCGCGGCTCGGGCTTCGCCCTGGACTTCGAGCTGTGGCAGCCGCTGCCCGGCTCTgcgctccagcctctgcctccgtcTCCCAGTCCAGGGCTCCCGGAGCCCCCGGGGCGCCCGCAGCGCCCTCCTCGGCCCGCCTGCAAGGCCCGGAGACGCCTGTTCCAGGAATGA